The Bacteroidota bacterium DNA window GTCCAGATCGCTTATAAGTTCGATGTAAAAATGCGCGATACACTTGTTGGAGCTCAGATCTATTTCAATCCTGTTGGCATTGATGTTTCAAATACATTATTTCAACTTATCGCCTGGAGTTCAGTGGATGTTGCAGGGAATTCTGATACAAGAATTCATTCAACATATGATCTTAAACCTGGTGTTAATACCAGTATCAATGGCTTTAAAACATTTATTTTCGATGCACCACTTGTTGTTGATCCGGGAACTATCTTCATCGGTATTGAACAAAACGAACCTGCAACGCAATATGGAATTGGATTAGACAGAAATACAGATTCACGAAGTAAAATGTATTATCATCTGGATGGTTTCTGGCGTCAATCGAATATTCAGGGGTCATGGATGATCAGACCGATCTTCGGAGCAAGATATCCGTTTACTGTTGGAGTAAGTGAAGCTAGCTACAGTTTTGATTTCAGTATCTATCCAAATCCTGCATCTGAAAAAATTACAATCGAACTTCCATTTAACAAAAAATCAAAAGTTCAGATCATCAATGTAGTCGGTGAAGTTATTCTGGAAGAAGAGATCACGTCTTCGAAAACAATTTCCATAGAAAATATTGCTGCCGGAATTTATTTTGCAAGAATTACAAATGACAATAATTTCAGTTCGGTTCGCAAATTTGTGATCAACTAGAGAATGATTTCGGAATTCGGATTGCAGAATTAGATAGATTCTGGAAATTACTTTCATTATTTAGGAATGCGGATTGCGGATTGCGGAATGAGCCAGATTAAAGAGATTACTTGCAGCAACGCCATACGAATGAAAAATCTCGAATTACGATAAAATAAAAAAAATGACCAACCAAGAGAAGGAGAACAGCGGGACGGATAATAACGAACTACCAGGTACAGACATTGAGAATATGGATTCAGGTATTGACAACGATGGCAGTGAACAGGACGAACTCTTTGAACACCATCGTTTCGATGTAGAGAAAGGTCACATGATGCTACGCATCGACAAATTCCTGATGAACAGGATGGCGAATGTGAGCAGAAATAAAATTCAACATGCCTGCGAAGCCGGAAATATTTTAGTCAATGGAAAAGTAGTTAAGTCAAGTTACAAAGTAAAACCACTCGATCAGATCCAGATCGTTTTGCCGGAGCCTGTACGCATCCATGAATTAATTCCTCAGGATCTTCCGATCAACATTACATACGAAGACGATGAATTTGTGATCATCAATAAAAATCCGGGAATGGTGGTGCATCCTGCTTTTGGAAATTATACAGGAACTTTGATGAATGCTTTGATGTTTCATTTTAAAAATCTTCCTGCAAGCGCCGGGAATATGGATCGTCCGGGATTAGTTCATCGTATCGATAAAAATACTTCAGGATTGATGGTCATTGCCAAAACAGAACGAGCAATGGCAACTCTTGCAAAAGAATTCTTCGAACGTACAATTGAAAGAAAATATCTTGCGCTTGTCTGGGGTGATTTCAAAGAAGAAGAAGGCACGATCATCGGTCACGTTGGCCGTAATCTGAAAGACAGAAAGATCATGGATGTGTTCCCAAGTGGTGAACATGGAAAGCATGCTGTGACGCATTACAAAGTCGTTGAACGATTCGGATATGTAACGCTGATAGAATGTAAACTTGAAACCGGTAGAACTCATCAGATCCGGGTCCATATGAAATACGCCGGACATCCGCTTTTCAATGATGAAACTTATGGTGGTGATCAGATCCTGAAAGGAACAACGTTTACAAAATACCGTCAGTTTATCGACAACTGTTTTAAACTTATGCCAAGACATGCGCTGCATGCAAAGACTTTAGGTTTTATCCATCCGAAGACAAAAGAAAATGTGTTCTTCGACTCTACTCTACCGGAAGATTTTTCATCGGTGCTGGATAAGTGGCGGCATTATGTGAAGTTTAATGAATCTGAATAAGAGTTTTTTTTAACACAGAGAAAGAAGAGGAAAAAAGGGAGAAAAAAAGATCTCTTATTTCTCCTTTTTTCCTCTTCTTTCTCTATGTTAAAATAATAATTATTATTAATCATTGAAATAATTTTCTTTAGAAAAAGCAAAATTATAATGACACCCACCCCTCCCGGAAAATGAAAGTTTATATGTAAATAATATGTTTTCTCATTTGGCGGAAAGGTCATGTATCTGTTTATTGAGGTCGTAATGGCACCTTCCAATTGAGTGAGCATTCCTGTAACAAGGGAAAAATTCTGTGCCTTTCCTTTTTCATTTGTTTCAAACTGAATTGAAAATTTTGAATCAAAAACACTCTCAGAATTTAAATTGCCACTGGCAAAATCTTTCTTTATTAAATCATTAATTTTAATTTTGACTTCGGCTCCAAATTTTTCCATTCCGGAGAATTCAATTCTCTCTTTCATGACAATTTTATCCCGGCACTTTTCTACTTTGAATTCTTCAAGTGTATTGAAATATGTCCCTGAAAAAAAAGTCTTTAAAAATGACCTGTGCGTATATGCTTTTTCCTTTGATTTGCTAACAGCTGGAAAATTGCCTTCAATAAATTTACCCTTCTCAAATTCTTCTTTACAATACGTCTGGTCTCCCATGCTGGATGTCCACTTGCCATCAGGTTTACCTTCAATTATATTACCTTCTGCAAGAACTTCATTCGTTTCAATAGAAGCTCCGGAAACATAGCCCTTGAAGTTCCCAAAACCATTGATAATTTTCTTATCACCATTCTTTTCTGCAAATTCAATTAAAAGTGTGTCAGTTTCAGTTACTCTTACTATTTTTTCCAAAGCCTCGTTGTCGTAATAATAATACCAGTCTCCAACCGGGAATCCATTTATATATCTTCCTTTTGACTTTAATTTACCATTTGGAAAGTATTGTTCGAAAAGTCCATTTTTTACACCGTGCTCATATCGCCCTTGTCCAAGCTTTTCATTTACATTTAATTTATGATCTTCGAAAAAACCATTAAAATATCCTTCAGAATCTATTCTCGTTCTCCGGATAAAATCACAGCATTTTTTTTCACTGAATTTATAATGTTCATTGAAAAACAACATTACACTATCTCCTGTGATAACTTCGAAAAATTCAAGTGAACTTTCCTGAGCAATTGAAGATCGTCCTCCAAGACACGTTATAAATAAAATTAAAACTAGAACTTTAAATTTCATTTTTTCTTGAAAAGTATAAAATAAATTTTAAAATACAATCTTTAATAGTAAAATAATAAGGTCTAATAAACTGAATTAAAATTACATCAGGAGACCATAAAATCACTTCACAGCGACCCCGTAACAAATATATTTCCATTTATCCGGACTGATACGATTCAAAACGATCTCGTCTATTCTTGAAAGAAAATTCCGCTGTGCTTCTGTTCTTCCAAATGTTGCTGATATACCGGTCATCTTCATTTCATACGATGAAAACCCTGACAACAATACATTCATTTCTTCAATCGACAAATATCGCCACGACTCACCCCAGTTTGTAAAACGCTTTCTTAATTTTCTGTGAATAGGTGATGCAATTAAATTCTCCGCAAACAATAATTTTCCGCCCGGCTTCAAAGCTTTATAGATCTCATCAATTACTTTTTTCTGAATTGCGAAATTGTCATCACGACCTATTCCTCCCAAAATTGATTTGAAAACAATAATATCAAAATGGTTTTCATAAGGGATCTGCGTAGCATCAATGTCCTGATATCTGATCCTGTCCGAAACTTTGTACTGTACATGTAATTTCTCTGCAGACTGTTTTACATTTTCAAGATCTGAACAGATCACTGTCATTCCTTTCAATGCCATCCAGAGCGAAAGTCCACCTTCTCTTCCACCTAATTCCAATCCGCTTGTCACATTCTTCCAGTCGACATGCGCTTCCCAATACCGAAGTGCTTTCGACCATGAACGAACATCCCATTGGATAATGTCTTTTAGTTTGATTTCAGACATAACTGTTAAATGTAAACTTTTAATCCTGACGTGTAACCAAAACTTTATCTATTCTATGACCATCTTTATCGATGACTTCAAGTTCATAGCCTTCAAACACTACCCTATCGCCAATTGCAGGTAAGACGGAATTTATGTGAATGATTAATCCCGCTACAGTTGTAAAACGTGAACTGAGTTCATACTCCGGTTTGATGTCAAAATATTTCATAAAGTCAATTACGGAATATTGTCCATCGACCAGCCAGCTATTTTCATTCCTCTGAACGATCTGATATTCGTCCTGATCCATCTCTGTAACATTTCCAACCAATGCATCCACTACATCATCCATTGTGATCATGCCTTGTGTAGTTCCGTATTCATCAATCACAATCCCATAGTGCATTCTTTCCTGCTTAAATCGCTCCAGGACTTTATACGCAAAAATGTTTTCATTGAGATAAAGTGGCTCTTTGACATAATCTTTTATTGAAAAATCTTTTTCTGTTTCCGGGGAAAAGAGATCTTTCAAAAGTACTATTCCTAAAATATTGTCTATGTTATTATTTTCACAGACAGGATAAGCAGAATGTTTTTCTGAATTGATCTTTGCACTTATTTCTTCCCAACTGTCATTGGTATCGAAATACACCATCTGACTTCTGTGTGTAAAAAGAGTATTTACTTTTCTATCGCCCAATTCAAAGACACGTTCAACAATACTATGTTCTATATCCTGAATTTCGCCTCCATCAGCACTCTCTTTTATGATTGATTTGATCTCTTCTTCTGAAACCTTACTTTCTGTTGTCTTTTTTATACCCATAAGTTTTAGTAACAGATCATTCGTTACAGTAAGAAGCCAAACGAATGGTGCAGTGATATAAGAAAGGATCTGCATTGGTTTAGCAAGGATCATCGCAATCGGTTCAGGAAAAGTCATACCCAGTCTTTTTGGCAACAACTCACCGAGTACAATTGAAAGATAAGTAACGAATACAACCACAGACCCTACAGCCAGATTATGTGCATACGGCTTCAATGATTCAAACTTCGTAAAAAACAAAGTAACATCATTTGTAAGATTCTCGCCACTGTAAACACCCAGCAAAATACCGATAAGTGTTATCCCGATCTGAACAGTAGAAAAAAACCCGTGTCGGATTTCTCTGAAAGCTCAAGTGCTGTTTTTGCTCCTTTACTTCCCTTCTTCTTTGCATTCTCCAGTTTAAACTTCCGGGAAGATACCAATGACATTTCTGACATTGAGAAAATCCCGTTTAGAAGCACTAAGGCAATTATAATGACTATCTCCAACTCTTAAGTAATAAATAATGAAAAATTAATTAAAGCTATTAACGACATTATAAAGCGTATCTCGCTCAATCGGTTGTCTACCTGAATCCTTAATAAGAGCGACAAGTTGTTCTGTAGTTAGTGCCGGATTCTTTTCTTCAGCTCCTGCCATTGAGTAGATCTTTGTAGTATCATCAATTGTTCCATCAAGATCATCGACTCCAAATGCTTGTGATAACTGCGCTGTACTACGACCGATCATCGGCCAGTAAGCTTTTACGTGATTGAAATTATCAAGATAAATTCTGGATACTGCATAAGTTTTCAGATCTTCAATTACAGAAACTTCAGGAGTTGACGACATTTCATTGTCACCATTTCTGAATTTCAGTGGAATGAATGTATTGAATCCGCCGGTTCTGTCCTGAAGTTGCCTTAAGCGTTCCATGTGGTCAATACGATGAGTATAATTTTCAATGTGTCCGTATAACATCGTTGCATTGGAATGCATACCAAGTTTGTGTGCAGTCTCATGGATCTTCAACCAGATGTCAGATGAACATTTATCAGCACAAATAATATTGCGGATCTCTTCGTCGAAAATCTCCGCTCCACCGCCAGGAAGTGAATCCAGTCCGGCTTCATTCATCATTTTCATTCCTTCTTCTATACTCACTTTTGCTTTGCGGAACATGTAATCCAGTTCCACAGCAGTAAAACCTTTGATGTGCAAGTCATGACGATGAATTTTTATCTGTATGAGAATGTCATTAAAATAATGCAGATCCATTTTCGGATGAACACCGCCAACAATATGCACTTCTGTTACAGGCTTACCATCGTACTCTTTTACTTTTTTCAGAATATCTTCTGCACTTAACTCCCAGCCTTCTTCTCTGTTCTTTAATGTACGTGAGTACGAACAAAACTTACAAGAGAAAACACAAATGTTTGTCGGTTCAATATGAAAATTACGATTGAAAAAAGTTTTGTTTCCATTTTTGCTTTCACGAACATGATTTGCAAGCATACCCAAAAAACCAAGTTCACCTTTTTCAAAAAGAGTAACGCCTTCATCGAAAGAGATTCGTACCCCATTAATTACATTTTCACCTATTGACTTCAGGGATTTATCAAGATTAGCATCTTCCAGAAGAGACTGTATATTCATATTTAAAATTTAGTGGTGCAAAGGTAAGGTATTCCTTCATTTTAATGATTTTCACCTCAACAAAAAGTTATCTTGCCGATGCTCATTCTGCTGAAAAAAGCGATAAAAATCCTAAAAACCTGACTTTCGGCTGACATTTCAGGCTCTATTACGTGATATTTTCATCTAATATTGTATGACACTAAATTGATGAATTTATGATCCGTATATTATTAGTAGAAGATGAAGAGCATTTACAAGAAGCTATCAAACTTAATCTTGAATTAGAAGGCTACAAAGTAGTGGCTGTAGGAAATGGAATTGATGCAGTAAAAGTATTTAAGCAGGAAAGATTCAATCTTGTTGTGCTCGATGTAATGCTACCTGAGCTCGATGGATTTGGAGTCTGTGAAGCGATCCGTTTACACAATTCTTCTGTGCCTATTCTCTTTCTTTCTGCAAAGAACACAAGTGAAGACAAGATACTCGGTTTAAAACGTGGTGCAGATGATTATATGACCAAGCCATTCAATCTGGAAGAATTCTTATTGCGTGTGCATGCTCTTGTGAAGAGAGGACTTTCTCTTGAAGAGAAAAAAGAAATGAATGATGTGTTCAGATTTGAAGGTAATGAAGTCAACTTTCTGACCTTTGAAATTTTAGGTAAAGACAAAAAACAAATCCGCTTGACAAAAAAAGAAATTGCATTACTTAAATTATTGATTGAACGGAGAAATGAAGTTGTGTCGAGAGAACAAATTCTGGAAACTGTTTGGGGATATGACATTTATCCTTCCACCCGCACCGTCGATAACTTTATATTAGCCTTTCGGAAATACTTCGAGGTTGACCCTAAGATCCCACAGTACTTCTTTTCTGTAAGGGGTGTTGGTTACAAATTTGTCTGCAAATAAGCTGAATATTGAGGTAAAAAAACCATTATCAGAAGGAAACTTCATATTTTCCTCAAGAATTGCTTTTACCATTGTCATACTAATAAATTCACCTAAACAACTATATAAACAATGATGAAAAATCTACTAGCGATCTGTCTTGGATTCCTGATTTCCATGCAGATCATTGCAAGTAATCCAACCCACCGAAATTGTGGTTCGATGGAAAATCTTGACAGATTAAAAACGGAAGATCCGGGTCTGGCTGCAAGAATGCAACAAATTGAAAGTGCGACTAACGCATATCTTGTCAATCACAAAAATCAGAATTCAACAAATGCGGTAATTACTATTCCTGTTGTATTCCATATTGTGTACAATGGAACTGCACAGAATATTTCTGATGCACAATGTATTGCTCAGTTGAACCAACTGAATTTAGATTTTGCAAGAATGAATGCTGATGCTGCGAATACACCATCAGTATGGCAGGGAATTTCTGCAAATACTAACATTCAATTCTGTCTTGCACAAAGAACTCCAACAGGAGCTGCAACAACAGGTATTGAACGTCGTTCAACTACTTTAACTTCATTCTCTACGAATGATAATGTAAAGAGAACTGCCAATGGTGGAATGGATGCCTGGCCTTCGTCAAGCTATCTGAACATCTGGTCTTGTAATATCAGTGGTGGTGTATTGGGTTATGCTCAGTTTCCCGGAGGACCGGCTGCTACAGACGGCGTAGTTCTGCTTTACTCTTCAATTGGTTCAGTTGCTCAACCGGGCACTGCTACTCCATATAACTTAGGACGTACTGCTACTCACGAGGTCGGTCACTGGTTAAACCTTTATCATATCTGGGGTGATGACGGTACTGCATGTTCAGGAACTGATAATTGTTCAGACACTCCTAATCAGGCTGATGAAAATTACGGAGCGCCTACTTTCCCATTGACAGATGCATGTGCAACTGCATCACCGGGTGTGATGTTCATGAACTACATGGATTACACGGATGACCGCGCTATGAACATGTTCACTGCAGGCCAATCAACCCGTATGAATGCTCTGTTCGCTACTGGCGGGTCACGTGTCGGACTTGTTACATCTCTTGGTTGTCAGGCACCATCTGTAACTTGTGGAACTCCAACAGGAAATACTACATCTTCTATTACAACTACAGGTGCAACATTAAGTTGGTCTGCAGTTTCAGGAGCAACAAGCTATAATGTACAATACAAATTAGCAAGTGGTTCAACATATACAAGTGTAAATACTGCTTCGACATCATATGCTTTATCAGGACTTGCAAGCGGAACGGCTTACAACTGGATGGTAAATGCAGTTTGTGCAAGCGGAACAAGTGCAAATTCAGCAGTAAATAATTTTACAACTACTGCAGTTGCTACTTGCGGAACTCCAACAGGAAATACTACTTCTTCAATTACTACAACAGGGGCTACTCTTAGCTGGACAGCAGTTTCAGGAGCAACAAGCTATAATGTTCAATACAAATTAGCGAGCTCTTCTACTTATACAAGTGTTTCAACAGCTTCTACTTCTTATGCTCTATCGGGTCTTGCAAGCGGAACAGCTTATAACTGGAGAGTGAATGCAGTTTGTCCAAGCGGTACAAGTGCAAATTCAACGGTACTAAACTTTACAACTACAGCAGTAGTTTCTTGTGGAACACCTTCGGGATTGACATCGTCAAGTATTACAACTACAGGTGTTACTCTTGGCTGGACTGCAGTAAGCGGTGCAACAAGTTATAATGTACAATATCGTTTGAGTTCATCCGGTACATGGACAACAACAACTTCAACTACAAATACAAAAAACCTTATCGGATTGACAAGTGCATCTGCATATACATTCCAGATCCAGGCAGTTTGTGCAAGTGGTTCTAGTGCTTATTCTGCAACTGCTACCTTCACTACCCTGACACCAACAACGACATGTTCAGATATTTATGAGTCGAATAACACTTCAGGAACAGCGAAAACTATTTCCACAAACACAGACATCACTGCTATGATCGGTTCATCTTCAGATAACGATTATTTCAAGTTCACGACTACATCACCGAATACTAAGATCAAGATCGTTCTTTCTAATCTTCCATTTGATTATGATGTTCGTTTGTATAATTCAAGTATGACTCAGCTAAGCATTTCACAAAATGGTGGAACAACTGCTGAAACTATCATCCGTAACACTACTACTGCTGCAACATATTATATCAGAGTGTATGGTTACAATGGTGTTTACAGTACTACTAGCTGCTATAACCTACGTGTGAATGTTGGCAGCACAAACTTCCGTACGATGGATGATCTGGCCGAAGAAACAGTTACTCCGGTATTCAATGATTTCACTGTTTATCCAAATCCTTCACATGGAGATGTAAATGTTTCATTCAATTCTCCCGAAAGTCAGAATGTTTCTGTAAGGATTTTTGACATGGTTGGAAAAACAATTCTTACCAGAGAAATCACAGTTGATGAAGGAACAAACAAATTCAACCTCGACTTAGCAGACCTCACAAAAGGAATCTACTTTGTAGAGTTAAACAGCACATCAGAACGATTAGTTAAAAAACTGATCCTGGAAAAATAAATCTGTTTAGTTTAAAATTAAAAAGCCATTCTCGGGAGAGAGTGGCTTTTTTTTTAGTTACAAGTATGATTGTAATTTAAGATGTACGGCTTTGATTTTTTTAAAACACTGAGAACACTAATTTTAACACTAAGAGCACAAGAGTGTACGGCTTAACGCTTCGGCACCACAAAATCAATCGGCAATATATACTGAACCTTCACAGGCTTGCCCGATGCTGTACCGGGTTTCCATGTTGGCATTGCATTTACTACTCTTAAGGCTTCATTATCGAGTTCTGTGCTTACGCCACTGATCACCTTGGCGTCTATGATCTCTCCGGTTTCAGATACGTTAAAACTAACGTACACTTTCCCTGAGACTTTATCGGTTTTGGCTTTTTCAGGGTAAGACAAATTCTTTTGCAAAAAGGATTGCAGACTATCACTGCCACCGGGAAATTCGGCTTGCTCCTGAACGACTGTCAGGCCGAAACCGGCTTTTACTTTTTGCTTCGGTTCAGCTTTAGTTTCCTGTGCTGAAACAAATCCGGATGTTGAAAACATCAATGCAATTGCTAGTAGTGATTTCTTCATATTGCTAAGATAAGAAATAATCTAAACTGAGTCAATTGGCGTAGGGAGGGCAAATTTGCCTGTAAACTTTAGGCGTTTTTCGAAGAGACATTCGTTAAGCCCTGTTTAACCACTCTGTCGAACATATTCTCCACAACATACATCGTTATCGGACAATATTCAATGTTCTGGATGTGGGTATCGGGAATGAACTGCTTGAAATTTTTACTCTGTGTATGCGGAAATCCACTGCAATCTTTTGGTCGGACAGGATAGATAGCACATTTGTTGTCCTTCTTTAAAAACTGACACGGTTGCTTCACATTCATGTAATCACCGGTCTTGTCTTTCTCAAGATACTTCTCGTGATACTGATGAACGCTCATACCAAGATGCTTTGAAATTCTTTTAACATCAGTTTTTGTGTATGTAGGAGTCATCGTTTTACAGCAATTGGCACACTTCAAGCAATCGATCGTATTAAATGCTTTCTCATTCAAGCCTGATGCCAGACTATCGAGTCCTCTTACACTCAACTTACCTTTATCAATATTCTTCAAAAATTTGACATACTCTTTCTTGTTCTTCTTGAACGATTTTTTCATGTATGCAATCGGATCTTTGATCTTCGGTTGCAGGTACATTGGTAAATCGTACTTTTTTTGTTTAATGATCTTATTCTTGAGAGCTGTCGTTGCCATGTATAATTTTGATGTTAATCGTGCGCAAATATAAATTTACTTTCTTATGATTTGTAATATATTATGAATTTCATTGACTTCTCGATGAAATCTATCGTGATATATTTAATTTGGAGCCTACCATTATCCCGAAGTTACCGCGTTTTCCATCATTCAGAGAAGTA harbors:
- a CDS encoding RluA family pseudouridine synthase: MDSGIDNDGSEQDELFEHHRFDVEKGHMMLRIDKFLMNRMANVSRNKIQHACEAGNILVNGKVVKSSYKVKPLDQIQIVLPEPVRIHELIPQDLPINITYEDDEFVIINKNPGMVVHPAFGNYTGTLMNALMFHFKNLPASAGNMDRPGLVHRIDKNTSGLMVIAKTERAMATLAKEFFERTIERKYLALVWGDFKEEEGTIIGHVGRNLKDRKIMDVFPSGEHGKHAVTHYKVVERFGYVTLIECKLETGRTHQIRVHMKYAGHPLFNDETYGGDQILKGTTFTKYRQFIDNCFKLMPRHALHAKTLGFIHPKTKENVFFDSTLPEDFSSVLDKWRHYVKFNESE
- a CDS encoding class I SAM-dependent methyltransferase; this encodes MSEIKLKDIIQWDVRSWSKALRYWEAHVDWKNVTSGLELGGREGGLSLWMALKGMTVICSDLENVKQSAEKLHVQYKVSDRIRYQDIDATQIPYENHFDIIVFKSILGGIGRDDNFAIQKKVIDEIYKALKPGGKLLFAENLIASPIHRKLRKRFTNWGESWRYLSIEEMNVLLSGFSSYEMKMTGISATFGRTEAQRNFLSRIDEIVLNRISPDKWKYICYGVAVK
- the mqnE gene encoding aminofutalosine synthase MqnE; translated protein: MNIQSLLEDANLDKSLKSIGENVINGVRISFDEGVTLFEKGELGFLGMLANHVRESKNGNKTFFNRNFHIEPTNICVFSCKFCSYSRTLKNREEGWELSAEDILKKVKEYDGKPVTEVHIVGGVHPKMDLHYFNDILIQIKIHRHDLHIKGFTAVELDYMFRKAKVSIEEGMKMMNEAGLDSLPGGGAEIFDEEIRNIICADKCSSDIWLKIHETAHKLGMHSNATMLYGHIENYTHRIDHMERLRQLQDRTGGFNTFIPLKFRNGDNEMSSTPEVSVIEDLKTYAVSRIYLDNFNHVKAYWPMIGRSTAQLSQAFGVDDLDGTIDDTTKIYSMAGAEEKNPALTTEQLVALIKDSGRQPIERDTLYNVVNSFN
- a CDS encoding response regulator transcription factor, coding for MIRILLVEDEEHLQEAIKLNLELEGYKVVAVGNGIDAVKVFKQERFNLVVLDVMLPELDGFGVCEAIRLHNSSVPILFLSAKNTSEDKILGLKRGADDYMTKPFNLEEFLLRVHALVKRGLSLEEKKEMNDVFRFEGNEVNFLTFEILGKDKKQIRLTKKEIALLKLLIERRNEVVSREQILETVWGYDIYPSTRTVDNFILAFRKYFEVDPKIPQYFFSVRGVGYKFVCK
- a CDS encoding fibronectin type III domain-containing protein — protein: MMKNLLAICLGFLISMQIIASNPTHRNCGSMENLDRLKTEDPGLAARMQQIESATNAYLVNHKNQNSTNAVITIPVVFHIVYNGTAQNISDAQCIAQLNQLNLDFARMNADAANTPSVWQGISANTNIQFCLAQRTPTGAATTGIERRSTTLTSFSTNDNVKRTANGGMDAWPSSSYLNIWSCNISGGVLGYAQFPGGPAATDGVVLLYSSIGSVAQPGTATPYNLGRTATHEVGHWLNLYHIWGDDGTACSGTDNCSDTPNQADENYGAPTFPLTDACATASPGVMFMNYMDYTDDRAMNMFTAGQSTRMNALFATGGSRVGLVTSLGCQAPSVTCGTPTGNTTSSITTTGATLSWSAVSGATSYNVQYKLASGSTYTSVNTASTSYALSGLASGTAYNWMVNAVCASGTSANSAVNNFTTTAVATCGTPTGNTTSSITTTGATLSWTAVSGATSYNVQYKLASSSTYTSVSTASTSYALSGLASGTAYNWRVNAVCPSGTSANSTVLNFTTTAVVSCGTPSGLTSSSITTTGVTLGWTAVSGATSYNVQYRLSSSGTWTTTTSTTNTKNLIGLTSASAYTFQIQAVCASGSSAYSATATFTTLTPTTTCSDIYESNNTSGTAKTISTNTDITAMIGSSSDNDYFKFTTTSPNTKIKIVLSNLPFDYDVRLYNSSMTQLSISQNGGTTAETIIRNTTTAATYYIRVYGYNGVYSTTSCYNLRVNVGSTNFRTMDDLAEETVTPVFNDFTVYPNPSHGDVNVSFNSPESQNVSVRIFDMVGKTILTREITVDEGTNKFNLDLADLTKGIYFVELNSTSERLVKKLILEK
- a CDS encoding energy transducer TonB, which gives rise to MKKSLLAIALMFSTSGFVSAQETKAEPKQKVKAGFGLTVVQEQAEFPGGSDSLQSFLQKNLSYPEKAKTDKVSGKVYVSFNVSETGEIIDAKVISGVSTELDNEALRVVNAMPTWKPGTASGKPVKVQYILPIDFVVPKR
- a CDS encoding YkgJ family cysteine cluster protein, yielding MATTALKNKIIKQKKYDLPMYLQPKIKDPIAYMKKSFKKNKKEYVKFLKNIDKGKLSVRGLDSLASGLNEKAFNTIDCLKCANCCKTMTPTYTKTDVKRISKHLGMSVHQYHEKYLEKDKTGDYMNVKQPCQFLKKDNKCAIYPVRPKDCSGFPHTQSKNFKQFIPDTHIQNIEYCPITMYVVENMFDRVVKQGLTNVSSKNA